The region GTGCTTTTGGCAGGACCTCATTGCAGTTACTGATCTGTCACCTGTGGATAATTTGCATTTCGTTTTAAGTGGAAGAACtttgtttgcttttcaaaaattcCATACAATGAACTAGCTAAATTGTTGAACAAATACCATTTCCCGGTATTAAAAAAATGATCCAACTATATGGGATAAAATAAAGAAGACTTGAATAAAGGGAAAGACATATTCCTAAAGGACTTGATAATAGGTGATCCAAGTCAGCCTTTGTGAATCGGAGCCACTCTCAATGTGTTGGCATTTTGTGCTGTCAGGTCTTTAACAGCCAGATTGTAAACTGAGGATAAGTTCCCACGACTGAGTAGCTGTTAAGAGTGATCAACTTGCCTTTCCCATAGGAACCTAACACGTCCCCACTCCTTCTCAAGCTGCAACACTGGTGACCAACCACTGATTGTGTGACCTTTTTCCTAATAGACAGTCAGGGCTCTCTTGCCTACCTCGTTAGACCTCTGTTAAAGCAGCACATATGATCACTGTAATGAGTGTGGAGTGTGAATTGACAAAGAGAcattgcaggggtcctcaaactttttaaacagggggccagttcactgtccctcagaccgttggagggctggactgtagtttaaaaaaaactatgaacaaattcctatgcacactgcacatatcttattttgaagtaaaaaaacaaacaggcaaaagacccacatgtggcccgcgggctgtagtttgaggacgcctgcattaGAGGCAGAGTCCAGGTAAGAAGAGTCAAGATTCTGGCAATAAAAAGACACACATTcacctttgaaactttgaagagACTGTTTGATAAAGGGATTGTTTACAAAGGTGTGGCCAGGTTTAAAGGAACCATTACTACCCCTAGGTCGTTAGGGTCTGCTTGAACCAGAGAAGGAAAGGCTGCCAGCAGAAGCTATGGTCTTCAAGGATTATAGCCATTGTCAGAATCCCACCAAAGCAAGGAAGTCATAGTAAAGAAATACCCTGGCCTCTTTGTCCTCCCATCCTCCTACTTCCTGCCAGAGCATTGTCTGAACCCAACACAAGAAAGGCAGAAGAGTCAAGTGCTGTATGCTATGGAGGTCAGCTGTCCAGAGTCCTGGGCAGGAAAAAGGACCAAGAATGGGATTAGGGGACAAACAAAATAACTAGCACAAGAGAAAATAATGCTAATGATGAGCCCCTGAATTAGGCCTTGGTAGTTGGAATTGTGAGAAAGGGGCAGGTTCAGGTTTATTCTGTTTTCCACATGTTCAGGGGGGCAAAGCCCCCACCACTAGTTATACCACTTTTCTGCCTGGAAGACCTTTCTTTCTGAAGCCCTCTGCACTACACCTCCTCTTCTACTTATCTAAGTTCTCTTCTTTCAAGGTTCACCTCAGATCCTGCTTCCTTCCTCATATCTTTCCTGGCGGCCCACTTCATTGATCAGGCCCTCATCTTAATCCCCATGATAATACCTTTAATGTTCATTTAACACTtagcttttttgttattgttcagtGTCTTATTAGGTATATATCCTGATCCTCAGACTAAATAGAAAGCTATAGGAAAGCATGAAGGATGAAGCTCCATGTATAGTACTGCTCAATAAATCCTATGGAGGATGAGAAGGAATACCATGAAGACACCACTGTCCTAAATAATTGTGTTTGATTCACAGAGTAAAATCTCTTTAAGAAGGTAAGCCAAGTTTTCTTTTGCAGCAATGAGAcagtactctttatttttttcctactggaTTTAGAAGTACTGCATGCTAATGATAAAACTTCCAACAATATAAGAGCGCACAAATTAGAAAGTGAAAGTCTTTTCCTTGTTCCCTCAATCCCTTTTAGCCAACTGTTGTTGGGTGAATTCACTTTCTGAGTATTTTCATGCATATGTGATCATGTAAGAGTAATATCatactatttatatttctctgcAATCTACTTTTTTCAGGTAGCCATATATCCTGAACATCAAtgtcaatatacattttttttaatagagatagggttcTGCTTTGTTGCtctaggctggagtgctgtggtattatcatagctcactgtaacctcaaattcctgggctcaaatgatcctcccacctcacccacctgaatagctaggactacaggcactcaccaccatgcacacctaattttttttcattttttgtagagatgaggttttgctatgttacccagactggtcttgaactcctgacctcaagtgatcctcccaccttggcctcccaaactttGGGATtggaggcatgagccaccatgctcagcatCAATGTACTTTTTTTATTGACCTCATAATATTCTACTTTTGGATGTATATTTATTAAGCTAGTCTTCCataaattatttctgttatttttcttataagcAGTGATGCAGTGAACATCTTTACATGTCTATATGCTGTCTGATTTATTTCTTAGGTAACCTGTATATGATTGAGATTTTTAAATCAGCTCTCCTTATAACAACTTTTTCCCCTGTGGCATTTACgaggcattatttttttttctcttttgctaaaTTGCTAAGTTAAAATGTTGTAGGAATTTCCACTTTGGGACAAAAATGGAGTGTAGACATAACATATTTTTCCCTATTCTTTCTGCTAAGTACAACTAAGAATTTTGAACactatacataaaacaaacacaagaagACTCCAAAATGTAGAGAGAGGAGGACAGACTGGCTAGAGATTTGGGGACCAAAGGAAGGACATGGTGGTGACTTTTCTGAGTATGCTTTTTGCCTCAGATATCCCAGACTTGACACTAAAGAAACAGCAAGCCAGAAACATCAAGGGtgcaaagtataaaaaaataaagccctaACAAAAGCCTACTTTCTGCAACTAAAGGACCACGAAAGAGGCAGCCtagcaaaacagaaaacatttagaCAACAATTGCTCTATACCAGGCAAATACCACAGAAAATACTGTGGTCCTGCACATATCCACACCAGCAAAGGGAACCCAGATTCCACCCTCATTGAACTTTACGAGGCACTTCAATCCCCCTAATCAGGATGGTATCAGAAAAGTCTGAGTAAGGACTCTGGCCTTTCCTTCCCAAAAGGCACTAACAAGGAAGGACCCCACCACAGTGTCAATGTCAGACCCATGTCAGGTCCATGTCAGACCACATGGGAGCCAGTACTTCCACCCTGATGCAGCAGTAAAAAGGCACCCTAGTGGAAAGTCAGAACTTTGACCACTGTCTGGCATTAACAAGGCAACCCCCCACCGTGGTGTCAATGGAGGCCAGCTGGGGAGTGATAACAAGGTATTACTGCTAGGGAGTTAACATTAGAGGCCTACTGTGGAGTCACATCTTCCATCTCCACCCAGCAATAATGAAGAGCCCCCTCTTCCCTACCTCAGATGCCAACAAAGAGTAAGTAGGGAAGCAGTGCTTCTACCCCACCTGGCAGTAACAAGGCAGCACCCCTTTCCCCGCTATTGGAGTATCAGGAAAAGCATACTAAAAGGGAAAATTTAATAATATCCAGAGTCTCCTAACATAATACCCAAAATGTAAAGTTTTAATGAAAAGTCATTCATCATACCAAGATCCAGGAAGATCTCAAACTAAATGGAAGAAAGCAATCAATACATGCCAGCACCAGGATGACAGAAATAATATAGTTTACCTGACAAAGATCTCAAAACACCtatcataaaaaaaattttttttttgagacagagtcttgctttgttgcccatgctagagtgagtgccgtggcatcagcctagctcacagcaacccaaaactcctgggctcaagcaatccttctgcttcagccgcccgagtagctgggactgcagggatgcaccaccatgcccagctaattttatatgtatatattagttggccaattaatttctttctgtttatagtagagatggagtcttgctcttgctcaggctggtttcgaactcctgaatgCTCGAGCattccacccgcctcagcctcccagagtgctaggattacaggcgtgagccaccacgcccagccataaaaattttttaatgagcaATTACAAAcacacttgaaacaaatgaaaaagtatatagtctcatcagagaaatggaagatatagagaaaaaccaaatggaaatgttagaaatgaaaaatataataaccaaaattaaaaactcagtggaTGGACTTAACAACAGAAGGAAGGGgatagaggaaagaatcagtaaactgGAATATACAATAATATGAATTACTTAATCTTAATAgaaaccataaataaataaacagatttttAGGGATATGCAGGACTATAATAAAAGATATAACATTTATGTCATCAGAGTCTtaggaggagagaagaaatagGACAGGGTTGAAAAAGTACTCGTAGAAATAATGGCTGAAGACTTCTCAAGTCTGTCAAAAGATATgaacctacagattcaagaagctgagcaAACTCCAAAcaagataaacccaaagaaatcaaTACCAGTACACATCATAACAAACTTctagaaactaaataaaaataaaaaattttgaaagcagtgAGAGAGAAATGAAACTTACCTGTAAAAGAAGACAATTCAGGCCACGCATGGTGGCTGCTGCTTTGGGAGGCCCAatcgggaggatcacttgagactggGAGTTGAGattgaccagcctgggcaacatagcaagaccccatttctacaccTATAGTCCTGATTAActagccaggagtttgaagttgtagtgagctatgatgatgccactgcactgtagcccagatgacagaccaagactctgtggagaagaaagagagaaagagggagagaggggaagagcgGGGAAAGGgtagagaggaaaagggagagaggaagaaggagagggagaggagaagaaaacaaagaaaaaagagctttaaaaaagcttttttaaaaaaacttaaagaaaaattctatgtTATAAACATGTCATTTTCACTACATTCTTTAATTTCAACGCAATTAccaatttttcttgttttctaaactcgacaaaattattctaatgcttatgtagaaaaaaataaacatctgaaaAGAACCAggagaattcttttaaaaattctagagtGATGGCTATGAAGAGATGGAGTAGGAGCATTTTACTAACCCATCATAGTGATTTGAAGAATTGAGTTGTAGGGCATGATATTGCAGACAGAACAGTTTAACAAAACACATACaggcatttaatatatattgaaggAGGAGGCATTTCAAATGTATTATAAGGTATATTGGTACAAATGGCTAGCCAACTAGAAAAAGTTAGGCTGGGAACTTCTCCTACCTTTTAAGCCAAAGCAAATTCCATATGGATTGAATCtatttaaatgtagaaatagaaaatgtaatattccaagttaaaaatagaagaatttaaaaataatcttggaaTAGAGAAGTCCTTTCTAATCAGGGCATAAAATCCATAAAAGAAGAGCTAGGTAAGATCTCTTCTAGAAatgtattaagaatttttttaaaaaaaggagcaGGGGgctaaatacaaattttaaagtatgGCAGCTTTCTGGAAGGCAGCttggcaatatctattaaaatttgaaatgttgtACCTGTTGATCCAACAATTCACCTCTACAAGTTTATCCCTGaatatacaatattatattttaccaCACTGTATAGAtcaaaataatttccattatACAGTTCATATtagcaaaaatatggaaacagcctaagtgctCATCAGTAGGTAAAGAGTGCAACAAATTATGGCATGTCTATATGATTCAGTATGACAGGCAGCCATGAGAATGAGATCACTGTGTGGTGACAATGCATAGATTTCCAAAATATACTTGGTGGGGAGGTGAATAGAAAGTAGGAGGAAAAGAGTTTATATGATCCCCTTTGtataaactttaaatatgtatactatGTATACCTCACtccatatatttacatattatgccagcatgtatttttcatatatgtatatgtataatgcttaaaattttttctgatataaaacACCAGAAACTCTTAGCCTTGGATTAGAGACTCagatgggtgggggaggaggcccCAAGCAGGAGACTATCTTCcttttttaacattcatttacTATTTGAATTTTCTAACCTTGTACTTTTTGTTTGAATGTTAATGGATTACTTGAGCTATGGGATAATTTgatctttattttcccttctttacaTTCTTCTCCTTAAAAACTAATAGACACTGATATTTACTTAAGAAGAAATTAACCACCCATATAACTAAATTCTCTTATTCTGTTCATTCTAGGTTTCCAATGTAAGTTGGTCATATGCTGTCTTCTGGCTATATTAGTGATATAGCTTTTTGACTATATAGTTGGTCTACTTCAATGAAATTCTTCATTGTGGTAGCTGAAGATGCCAGATCAACTCTCTAGATACAGAGGAATTTGGTGCCTAGTTATTATTAGGGTTTCATGGCTCTCACAGGATTGTCCCACATTTTTGGTCTTAGCATATTACATCTGAAAGTAGAATAATGGggaaagagattaagtaattttcacaatttatgaagaaatctattacatttttattatgtatccATGTTAATCTATTAAGTTCTTTCAAGATTGTGTATGTAaattgtctcttttctctttaccTCCTTAGAAACTTATGGTTGTCCAAAAATGATTGAGATAGAGCAGGCGGAGGCCCAGCTCTCTGAGTTAGACCTGCTAGCCAGTATGTTCCCTGGTGAGAATGAGCTCGTAGTGAATGACCAGCTGGCTTTAGCAGAACTGAAAGCTTGTATTGAAAAGAAGACAATGGAGGGGCGTTCTTCAAAAGTTTACTTTACTATCAATATGAACCTGGACCTGTCTGAGGAAGCAATGgtaattcaattttatatttggaaGAACTAAAATGTGTCGTGGTTTAAAATAGCacttagggccgggcgcggtggctcacgcctgtaatcctagcactctgggaggccgaggcgggcggattgctcaaggtcaggagttcagaaccagcctgagcaagggcgagaccctgtctctactataaatagaaagaaattaattggacaactaatatatatagaaaaaaatagccagacatggtggtgcatgcctgtagtcccagctactcgggaggctgaggcagtaggattgtttgagtccaggagtttgaggttgctgtgagctaggctgacaccacagcactcactctagctagcctgggtgacaaagtgagactctgtctcaaaaaaataaataaataaataaataaaataaaatagcacttagggcatttttcttcttctttttaatcagGTGATGTTTTCTATAGCCTGTATTCTTCCCTTTAAGTACCCTGCAGTTCTGCCTGAAATTACTGTCAGGTATGTTATAGGCACTCTTGCCAACTTTAGAGGTCAAAATTAATCTGAGAGTAAAAGCAATGCTCAAGTTTTTCTCTTCCAAgaaaattgatttaattttttcccatatcTTTTCCATCAGATCAGTATTATTAAATAGATCCCAGCAGACTCAGCTGAACACAGATCTGACTGCATACCTGCGAAAGAACTGTCTTGGAGATGTCTGTATATTGAATGCCACAGAGTGGGTGAGAGAACATGCCTCTGACTATGTCAGCAAAGATATCTCATCTACCCCCATCACAGGAAGCACAGTCCAGTCAGTCGATCTCATCCTCACCAGACTCTGGATCTATAGCCATCATATCTAcaacaaatgtaaaagaaagaatattctgGAATGGGCAAAGGAGCTTTCCCTGTCTGGGTTTAGCATGCCTGGGAAACCTGGTGTTGTTTGTGTGGAAGGCCCACAAAGTGCCTGTGAAGAATTCTGGTCAAGGtttgctttcacattttttatatatcatgTCAATAATTTTAATACTAAACAAGTCATAGTCATGTGCTACATAGAGATGTTTTTGTCAAcaatggactgcatatatgacagtggtcctgtaagattataatggagcataCATAGGAACCTGATATATAGCACTTGATATTGGCATTGCAGATCAAGTAGAGGAAATGATTGACATTCAGTAATGGCGCTGAGGCATTTCACATGGGTTTTCCATGTGAAAAATGTATACCATCTAGATCCGTGTAAGTATGCTCTATGAATTTCGCACAATGACAAAATAGCCTAAAGATGAATTTCTCAGGATGTATcctgttgttaagtgatgcatgactgtactaGAGATGTGTAAATAAGTATATCCTGGgagttgtattaatatttttatgggaATTCAATCTCAAGTCAGTGAGTAAGGCATAAATCCTATATGGTAAGCATTTTTCCCCTCACCTGCCAAGTGCACATAGGAGACATTGTGTAAATACATGTTGAATGGAGCCTCTGCCCAGGACCCTGTCTACCATCCCATCTATTTCCATGGATCTGATTCTTCCTCAACTTAGTGATGTCATAAACTGTACACCCTGTGAAACAAGGGACTTTCTGGAAGCATTAGAATTGCTGCCAGTCTTCTCATTTGTCTACTGATATCCTACATGAGTTTCTGCTAAGGTCCTTCAGTAATTTGAGATTCAgccattttctacatttttaatatactgaTATGAGACATTAATAAGGGTAATAAATGAGTTTGGGGATGGGATTATGACCAGAATCACATTTGgttaaaataaattcctgtgaGATAAAATCAGGTTTTTTACTTCTAGAATAAATCTGTTTTATAACTTCTGCTTTCAGTGCTTTAGAATACATaacacattttgataattttttctttgaaaatttcttttcagaCTCAGAAAATTAAACTGGAAGAGAATTTTAATTCGCCATCGAGAAGACATTCCTTTTGATGGTACAAATGATGAAATGGAAAGACAaaggaaattttccatttttgaagaaaaagtgtTCAGTGTTAGTGGAGCCAGAGGAAACCACATGGACTTTGGTCAGCTGTATCAGTTCTTAAATACCAAAGGATGTGGAGATGTTTTTCAGATGTTCTTTGGTGTGGAAGGACAATGACTGAGTAGAAGAGTAGTTCAAAGTATTTTggccttttgattttttcccccactttttctttaaagattaagTAATCTTATCTTAGCTCCATTGTAGAATGCaggggagaaaaacaagaaaaagtagtATAGATGGAATGTATCTGTTAAAAACGTCATGATTGAAAGCAGAACTGAGTTTCAAATTACAATCTTAAAATTATTGATAGAAATTTCTTGACATAATAAACTACccattttgaaagagaaattatCTGTGAAGGTAACATTGGTGTCCAACTTGACAGTCATTCCCACCCCCCTTATCCCTTACCTGCCTCCACTATACAACCTGGAAAAACTAATTGCCCATCCTCTTAGTCTCTTTTACAGCTACAGGTGGCCTCCGGATTTCTGGGAAAACTTGTGCTTCCTGATTAAAGTGATAGA is a window of Microcebus murinus isolate Inina chromosome 1, M.murinus_Inina_mat1.0, whole genome shotgun sequence DNA encoding:
- the RWDD2B gene encoding RWD domain-containing protein 2B, producing the protein MIEIEQAEAQLSELDLLASMFPGENELVVNDQLALAELKACIEKKTMEGRSSKVYFTINMNLDLSEEAMVMFSIACILPFKYPAVLPEITVRSVLLNRSQQTQLNTDLTAYLRKNCLGDVCILNATEWVREHASDYVSKDISSTPITGSTVQSVDLILTRLWIYSHHIYNKCKRKNILEWAKELSLSGFSMPGKPGVVCVEGPQSACEEFWSRLRKLNWKRILIRHREDIPFDGTNDEMERQRKFSIFEEKVFSVSGARGNHMDFGQLYQFLNTKGCGDVFQMFFGVEGQ